The proteins below are encoded in one region of Helianthus annuus cultivar XRQ/B chromosome 2, HanXRQr2.0-SUNRISE, whole genome shotgun sequence:
- the LOC110924578 gene encoding uncharacterized protein LOC110924578, with protein MGDKSTLTTTEATSLKPLHPVYTVSNIQNKVRTLDGTKVSYALWVKLFTLHAKGYNVLCHIDGTPSPAKESADFAAWENVDSIVLQCIYGTLLDDLLVQVMADESTALDAWKRVKRFFVNNKGPRSQAIQHELANLTLASIPSLDEYSQKVRDLTDQLHALDFPMNDQ; from the coding sequence ATGGGCGACAAGTCTACCCTTACAACTACTGAAGCCACTAGTCTCAAACCCCTTCACCCAGTTTACACAGTATCCAATATTCAAAACAAAGTTCGTACCCTTGATGGTACCAAAGTGTCGTATGCCTTATGGGTAAAACTTTTTACCCTTCATGCTAAAGGATACAATGTGCTCTGTCACATCGACGGTACGCCGTCCCCTGCCAAAGAGTCCGCCGACTTTGCCGCATGGGAGAACGTAGACTCCATTGTGTTGCAATGTATCTATGGTACTCTCTTGGACGACCTCCTCGTTCAAGTTATGGCCGATGAATCCACCGCCTTGGATGCTTGGAAACGGGTCAAACGCTTTTTTGTGAATAACAAAGGGCCCCGATCACAAGCCATCCAACATGAACTGGCTAACCTTACCCTAGCCTCCATACCGAGCCTTGACGAGTATAGCCAAAAAGTTCGTGACTTAACCGACCAACTTCATGCACTCGATTTTCCAATGAACGACCAGTAG